The following proteins are encoded in a genomic region of Amycolatopsis sulphurea:
- a CDS encoding pyridoxal phosphate-dependent aminotransferase, which translates to MVDLGTFGGPALRAGVPPFHVMDVLSAAQARQRSHGDVVSLAAGQPSVPAPEPVRRAASEALGKQTLGYTEQLGIPELREAVAGHYRRTYDVDVAAQDVVMTTGSSGGFLLSFLSAFDPGARVAMARPGYPAYRNLLNVLGCEVVEFPTTAETNFQPTVELLDRLGPLDGLIVASPANPTGTVLPPGELAAISGWCASHGVQLISDEIYHGITYGAQLDCAWQYSREALVLGSFSKYFAMTGWRLGWMLAPARLHRSIDVLTGNFTICPPALSQHAAVAAFTPESYAEADAHVARYRGNRDRLFAGLRSIGLDKLAPADGAFYAYADVSAYTTDSLSWCQRLLADTGVAIIPGIDFDPVDGGRFVRFSFAGAAEDIDEAVRRLGTWLG; encoded by the coding sequence GTACTTTCGGCGGTCCCGCGCTGCGGGCGGGCGTGCCTCCTTTCCACGTGATGGACGTGCTGTCCGCAGCGCAGGCCCGGCAGCGCAGCCACGGCGACGTCGTGTCGCTCGCTGCCGGGCAGCCGTCCGTGCCCGCGCCGGAGCCGGTGCGGCGGGCTGCGAGCGAGGCGCTGGGTAAGCAAACCCTCGGCTACACCGAGCAGCTCGGCATCCCTGAGCTGCGCGAAGCCGTCGCCGGGCACTACCGGCGCACTTACGACGTGGACGTGGCGGCGCAGGACGTCGTGATGACCACCGGCTCGTCCGGCGGGTTCCTGCTGTCCTTCCTGAGCGCGTTCGACCCCGGTGCGCGGGTCGCGATGGCGCGGCCGGGCTACCCGGCCTACCGCAACCTGCTGAACGTGCTGGGCTGTGAGGTGGTCGAGTTCCCGACCACGGCGGAGACGAACTTCCAGCCCACCGTCGAGCTGCTCGACCGGCTCGGCCCGCTCGACGGGCTGATCGTGGCCAGCCCGGCCAACCCGACCGGCACCGTGCTGCCGCCCGGCGAGCTGGCCGCGATCTCCGGGTGGTGTGCTTCACACGGGGTCCAGCTCATCAGTGACGAGATCTACCACGGCATCACCTACGGCGCGCAGCTCGACTGTGCCTGGCAGTACAGCCGGGAAGCCCTCGTGCTCGGCTCGTTCTCGAAGTACTTCGCGATGACCGGCTGGCGGCTCGGGTGGATGCTGGCGCCGGCCCGGCTGCACCGCTCGATCGACGTGCTGACCGGCAACTTCACCATCTGCCCACCGGCGCTCTCGCAGCATGCGGCCGTCGCGGCGTTCACCCCTGAGTCCTATGCGGAGGCTGACGCGCACGTCGCGCGCTACCGCGGCAACCGCGACCGGCTGTTCGCCGGGCTTCGCAGCATCGGGCTCGACAAGCTCGCCCCGGCCGACGGCGCCTTCTACGCGTACGCGGACGTCTCTGCGTACACAACGGACAGCTTGAGCTGGTGCCAGCGGCTGCTCGCGGACACCGGGGTCGCAATCATCCCCGGGATCGACTTCGACCCGGTCGACGGTGGCCGGTTCGTGCGGTTTTCCTTCGCCGGAGCAGCGGAAGACATCGACGAGGCGGTGCGCCGGCTGGGCACCTGGCTGGGGTGA
- a CDS encoding HAD family hydrolase, which yields MSHWIVFDYGEVLCTRTTAVPKLAAVTGVPAEDFEPVYWELREPYDRGSTDLAYWTAIGERLGVQVDEALSAELTALDVAGWSHLTTEALDLLESLAEAGASLALLSNASVTFGAWVREQEWAKLFRHTMFSGDVRCAKPDAEIYRLLLAQLGAEPGECLFFDDRASNVDGARAVGLRAHVWNGAEAARAALG from the coding sequence GTGTCCCACTGGATCGTGTTCGACTACGGCGAAGTGCTGTGCACTCGCACTACGGCTGTACCGAAACTGGCCGCTGTGACCGGCGTGCCGGCCGAGGACTTCGAGCCGGTGTACTGGGAGCTGCGCGAACCCTACGACCGGGGATCGACCGACCTCGCCTACTGGACCGCGATCGGGGAGCGCCTCGGCGTGCAGGTGGACGAGGCGCTCTCGGCCGAACTCACCGCGCTGGACGTGGCGGGCTGGTCACACCTGACCACGGAGGCGCTCGACCTGCTCGAATCGCTGGCCGAGGCCGGTGCGTCGCTTGCCTTGCTGTCCAACGCCTCGGTCACCTTCGGTGCCTGGGTGCGCGAGCAGGAGTGGGCGAAGCTGTTCCGCCACACGATGTTCTCCGGCGACGTGCGATGCGCGAAGCCGGACGCGGAGATCTACCGGCTGCTGCTGGCGCAGCTCGGCGCCGAACCCGGCGAGTGCCTGTTCTTCGACGACCGAGCGTCCAATGTGGACGGAGCGCGAGCGGTCGGCCTGCGCGCGCATGTATGGAACGGCGCCGAGGCCGCCCGCGCCGCGCTGGGCTGA
- a CDS encoding threonine aldolase family protein — MTSTARPIDFRSDTVTRPDQAMRQAMAEAEVDDNVIGTDPTVAELERRAAQVLGMPAALWTPSGTMANLIALSLHLQRGDRFLATRGAHVLANELGSAAWLAGGMPDPLEHDAGPGRPTPDTLAAAIGSTGPYFTLRTTLLCLENTHNAAGGAVTPPDEHAQLLSVAKQAGLAVHLDGARIWHAAVALQVPPAALTVGVDTVSACFSKGLGAPVGSVVAGSKDFVERARRMRQMLGGGVRQGGVLAAACLVALDRTGELAATHEFARRLATGLAEHGWGVNTPETNIVLAEVPDLPTALGWLESLGIRTVPMAGKVRFTTHRDLSATDIDETLRRLKTGA; from the coding sequence GTGACCAGTACTGCCCGGCCGATCGACTTCCGCTCCGACACCGTCACCCGTCCGGACCAGGCGATGCGCCAGGCGATGGCGGAGGCCGAAGTCGACGACAACGTCATCGGCACCGATCCGACCGTCGCCGAGCTGGAACGGCGTGCCGCGCAGGTGCTCGGCATGCCGGCCGCGCTGTGGACGCCGAGCGGGACCATGGCGAACCTGATCGCGCTGAGCCTGCACCTCCAGCGCGGTGACCGGTTCCTCGCCACCCGCGGTGCGCACGTGCTCGCCAACGAACTCGGTTCGGCCGCCTGGCTGGCCGGTGGGATGCCGGATCCGCTCGAACACGACGCAGGCCCCGGCCGTCCCACCCCGGACACGCTGGCCGCCGCGATCGGCAGCACCGGGCCGTATTTCACGCTTCGCACCACGCTGCTGTGCCTGGAGAACACGCACAACGCCGCTGGTGGCGCGGTCACGCCGCCGGACGAACACGCGCAACTACTGTCCGTCGCGAAACAGGCCGGGCTCGCCGTGCACCTGGACGGCGCCCGGATCTGGCACGCGGCAGTGGCGCTGCAGGTGCCTCCCGCGGCGCTGACCGTCGGCGTCGACACCGTGTCGGCGTGTTTCAGCAAGGGGCTCGGGGCGCCGGTCGGTTCCGTGGTCGCGGGCAGCAAGGACTTCGTCGAACGTGCCCGCCGGATGCGGCAGATGCTCGGCGGCGGCGTGCGGCAAGGCGGTGTGCTCGCCGCGGCCTGCCTGGTCGCGCTGGACCGGACCGGCGAGCTGGCCGCGACACACGAGTTCGCCCGGCGGCTCGCCACCGGGCTCGCCGAACACGGCTGGGGCGTGAACACGCCGGAGACCAACATCGTGCTCGCCGAGGTACCGGATCTGCCCACCGCGTTGGGCTGGCTGGAGTCGCTCGGCATCCGCACCGTGCCGATGGCGGGCAAGGTGCGGTTCACCACGCACCGCGACCTTTCCGCCACGGATATCGACGAAACGCTGCGCCGTCTCAAGACCGGCGCCTGA
- a CDS encoding SigE family RNA polymerase sigma factor gives MDQRDEQEFAEYFAAKREAVRRTAYLLCGDWHKADDLAQTAFVALHRRWKKIRDRAATDAYLRKTLVRAVIDESRRPWRRERQTEVLPEPVSDGPGVAERVANREDLLAALKEVPRKQRAVLVLRYFDGLDVSAAAKALGCSEGNVKSQTARGLANLRQVLDREVEPNG, from the coding sequence GTGGACCAGCGCGACGAACAGGAGTTCGCGGAGTACTTCGCCGCGAAGCGGGAGGCTGTCCGCCGGACCGCGTACCTGCTCTGCGGTGATTGGCACAAGGCCGACGACCTCGCCCAGACCGCGTTCGTCGCGCTGCACCGGAGGTGGAAGAAGATCAGGGACCGGGCGGCCACCGATGCGTACCTGCGCAAGACGCTGGTCCGCGCGGTGATCGACGAATCGCGCCGGCCGTGGCGGCGGGAGCGGCAGACCGAGGTGCTGCCGGAACCGGTCTCCGACGGCCCCGGCGTGGCCGAGCGCGTGGCGAACCGGGAAGACCTGCTCGCCGCGCTGAAGGAGGTGCCGCGCAAGCAGCGGGCGGTGCTGGTGCTGCGGTATTTCGACGGGCTCGACGTGAGCGCCGCGGCGAAGGCGCTCGGCTGCAGCGAGGGCAACGTGAAGAGCCAGACGGCGCGTGGGCTGGCGAACCTGCGGCAGGTGCTGGACCGGGAGGTGGAGCCGAATGGATGA
- a CDS encoding TetR/AcrR family transcriptional regulator gives MTAATTPKGERRRAALVESAAGLLVEGGFDAVRHRAVAERAGLPLASTTYYFDSLEDLVTAAVEHHSQAELANGRRRLDELATRHRGVQATVELVLDLLLGPSSGDPETDAEAVLLRYERLVATGRRPYLRPLMRTLSAQLNELLTEIFARSGTPVTEVALERLVALVDGAVVNALIAVDPEPRVSAARMLTAALSED, from the coding sequence ATGACGGCAGCGACCACCCCGAAGGGCGAGCGCCGCCGTGCGGCACTCGTCGAATCTGCGGCCGGACTGCTGGTCGAGGGCGGATTCGACGCCGTGCGGCACCGTGCGGTCGCCGAGCGGGCCGGGTTGCCGCTCGCCTCCACCACGTACTACTTCGATTCGCTGGAGGACCTGGTCACCGCCGCGGTCGAGCATCATTCGCAGGCCGAGCTGGCCAACGGCCGTCGCCGGCTGGACGAGCTGGCCACCCGGCACCGTGGGGTGCAGGCCACCGTGGAGCTGGTGCTGGACCTGCTGCTCGGCCCGTCCAGCGGCGACCCGGAGACGGACGCGGAAGCCGTGCTGCTGCGCTACGAACGGCTCGTGGCCACCGGGCGGCGGCCGTATCTGCGCCCGCTCATGCGTACCTTGTCCGCGCAGCTGAACGAGCTGTTGACGGAGATCTTCGCCCGCTCGGGCACCCCGGTGACCGAGGTAGCGCTGGAAAGACTGGTCGCGCTGGTCGACGGCGCGGTGGTGAACGCGTTGATCGCGGTCGACCCGGAGCCCCGCGTGTCCGCGGCCCGTATGCTGACCGCCGCGCTGTCCGAGGACTGA
- a CDS encoding FadR/GntR family transcriptional regulator, whose translation MNEHRPRGLHGQTVETLAARILSGAWGEGTVLDLPALREELDISLTALREALKVLAAKGMIDARQKRGTFVQPRDRWNLLDADVMRWQTAASGNPALFDELTEARTVVEPSAARLAAERAGDEDLAALRSALDRMAAAKSDPDASVEADLSFHRALMAATHNNFLRQVERVLAIGLTERDRIVHHAPTTGDPVPSHRKVLDAIVARDPDAAESAMLALVTKSHEDLNQARGRKP comes from the coding sequence TTGAACGAACACCGCCCGCGCGGCCTGCACGGCCAGACCGTGGAAACGCTGGCCGCCCGCATCCTGTCCGGCGCATGGGGCGAAGGCACCGTGCTCGACCTCCCCGCCCTGCGGGAGGAGCTGGACATCAGCCTGACCGCGCTCCGTGAAGCACTGAAAGTGCTGGCAGCAAAGGGAATGATCGACGCACGCCAGAAGCGCGGGACGTTCGTTCAGCCGCGAGATCGCTGGAACCTGCTCGACGCCGACGTGATGCGCTGGCAAACCGCGGCCAGCGGGAACCCGGCCCTGTTCGACGAGCTGACCGAGGCACGCACCGTGGTGGAACCCTCGGCGGCACGGCTCGCGGCAGAACGCGCCGGAGACGAGGACCTCGCGGCGCTGCGAAGCGCGCTCGACCGGATGGCCGCCGCGAAGTCCGATCCGGACGCCAGCGTCGAGGCCGATCTGTCTTTCCACCGAGCACTGATGGCCGCTACCCACAACAACTTCCTGCGCCAGGTCGAGCGCGTGCTCGCGATCGGGCTCACCGAACGAGACCGGATCGTGCACCACGCCCCGACCACCGGCGACCCGGTACCGAGCCACCGCAAGGTGCTGGACGCCATCGTCGCCCGCGATCCGGACGCCGCGGAATCAGCGATGTTGGCGCTGGTGACGAAATCCCACGAAGATCTCAACCAAGCCCGCGGCCGGAAACCGTAG
- a CDS encoding lactonase family protein yields MSVLLVGCYTAESGGNGAGISVLRRTSSGELVHESTLPMTSPSWLAEHPALPMVYAANETETGAVTSISLNGGELTALDVEGTGGADPCHLAVSPDGRFLFCANYTSGSLAVFALRDDGRIAGRTDLVQHSGSGPDADRQESAHVHMAVPSPDGSVVSAVDLGTDEIRSYAVSAAGRLSPRSVSKLPPGTGPRQLVRIPGSAEAYVAGELSGELLTVRETAVGEFEFVTRTPATGGRSLVAHLEVLDSGTYLSNRGPDCITAFKGGRASADQPCGAHPRHFAVVGGICYVAAQQDDMITSFPLADLGNAEVRRFGTGSPSFLLPCRGELR; encoded by the coding sequence ATGAGCGTGCTGCTGGTCGGCTGCTACACCGCGGAAAGCGGCGGCAACGGCGCCGGAATCTCAGTCCTGCGAAGGACTTCCTCCGGCGAGCTGGTGCATGAGTCGACCCTGCCGATGACTTCACCGTCCTGGCTGGCCGAACATCCTGCGTTGCCCATGGTGTACGCCGCCAACGAGACCGAAACCGGTGCGGTCACGTCGATTTCACTCAACGGCGGGGAGCTGACCGCACTCGACGTGGAGGGCACCGGTGGGGCGGATCCGTGCCATCTCGCCGTATCTCCGGACGGCCGATTTCTGTTCTGCGCCAACTACACCAGCGGCAGCCTCGCAGTGTTCGCGCTACGCGACGACGGCCGGATCGCCGGCCGCACCGATCTCGTGCAGCACAGCGGCTCCGGCCCCGATGCGGACCGGCAGGAATCCGCACACGTCCACATGGCCGTGCCGTCGCCGGACGGTTCCGTGGTCAGCGCGGTGGATCTGGGTACCGACGAGATCCGCAGCTACGCAGTCTCCGCGGCAGGGAGGCTTTCGCCGCGGTCGGTGTCGAAGCTGCCGCCGGGCACTGGGCCACGCCAGCTCGTCCGCATCCCGGGCAGCGCGGAAGCCTACGTCGCCGGCGAGCTTTCCGGTGAGCTGCTGACAGTGCGCGAAACCGCCGTCGGTGAGTTCGAGTTCGTCACGAGGACACCGGCCACGGGCGGCAGATCTTTGGTGGCACACCTGGAAGTTCTGGACTCCGGCACCTACCTGTCCAACCGCGGACCGGACTGCATCACGGCGTTCAAGGGCGGGCGGGCAAGCGCGGACCAGCCGTGCGGTGCGCATCCGCGACACTTCGCCGTCGTCGGCGGAATCTGTTACGTCGCCGCGCAACAGGACGATATGATCACGTCGTTCCCGTTGGCGGACTTGGGAAATGCCGAGGTCCGCCGGTTCGGCACCGGGTCGCCGAGTTTCCTCCTGCCCTGCCGGGGAGAACTGCGTTGA
- a CDS encoding bifunctional 4-hydroxy-2-oxoglutarate aldolase/2-dehydro-3-deoxy-phosphogluconate aldolase, with product MGYRWQITHEAMRQGVVGIVRTADAVSAVAAARSVLDAGLRSVEVPLTNRGALAAIEELTSAYPDATIGAGTVLDESSATAAIRAGARFLVSPSLHTEVIRTAHRYGAAAFPGTGSVTEIVRALEEGADAVKVFPASALGPQWVQDLRAALPQAPLVPTGGIEPADVPEWLAAGAVACGIGSALTRGTAEEIRARVVALVQR from the coding sequence ATGGGATACCGGTGGCAGATCACCCACGAGGCAATGCGGCAGGGGGTCGTCGGCATCGTGCGGACCGCGGATGCGGTTTCCGCGGTCGCGGCCGCGCGCTCGGTGCTCGACGCCGGGCTCCGGTCGGTGGAAGTGCCGCTCACGAACCGGGGCGCGCTGGCCGCGATCGAGGAGCTGACCTCGGCGTATCCGGACGCGACGATCGGGGCGGGCACGGTGCTCGACGAATCGTCGGCGACGGCGGCGATCCGGGCCGGGGCGCGGTTTCTGGTGTCCCCGTCGCTGCACACCGAGGTTATCCGCACCGCACACCGGTACGGCGCCGCCGCGTTTCCCGGCACCGGCTCGGTCACCGAGATCGTGCGCGCGCTGGAAGAAGGCGCGGACGCGGTGAAGGTCTTCCCCGCCTCGGCGCTGGGGCCGCAGTGGGTGCAGGACCTACGCGCGGCCTTGCCGCAGGCTCCGCTCGTGCCGACGGGCGGAATCGAGCCCGCCGACGTACCGGAGTGGCTTGCCGCGGGCGCGGTCGCGTGCGGGATCGGATCGGCGCTGACCCGTGGCACGGCCGAGGAAATCCGGGCACGGGTCGTTGCGTTGGTGCAGCGATGA